In Panicum virgatum strain AP13 chromosome 5K, P.virgatum_v5, whole genome shotgun sequence, the genomic window AATTGGACGGGTCTTGGTGTACAGATCAAGCTGAAATGAGACATATAGCACAACAGTATTTTGAAGAGGTCTTTACAAGGGATGATTGTTTAGAACCCGAGGAGCTAGTTAATCTCGTTGAGGCTAAGGTAAcagatgagatgaatctttctCTATGTAAGCCTTATTCTGATGAAGAAATTAGTGATGCCCTCTTCCAGATCGGTCCTCTTAAGGCCCCAGGCCCAGATGGTTTTCCTGCTCGCTTTTTTCAAAGAAACTAGGAGATTTTAAGGGAGGATGTCACACGAGCAGTTAAAGATTTTTTTGATACAGGTGTTATGCCACCTGGCGTTAATGATACTGCAATAGTGTTGATACCCAAGGTGGCTTACCTAGAAAGCTTGAAGGATTTCCGGTCTATCAGCCTCTGCAATGTGGTGACCTATATTGCAGGATATTATCTCAGCAAATCAGAGTGCGTTTATCCCTGGTCGCATGATAACAGATAATGCACTAATTGCTTTTGAATGTTTACATTCTATCCACACTGCCAAAGATGAAAGAAGTAAGTTCTGTGCTTATAAGCTGGATTTATCCAAAGCATATGACCGcgtggattggggttttctagAGAAAGTTTTGTTGAAGCTAGGCTTTCAGAGTCAATGGGTGCAGAGGATTATGTCTTGCATTTCTTCTGTCCGCTATACTGTTCGCTTCAATGGGGTGCCGCCAGCATCCTTCACCCCAACTCGTGGTCCACGCCAAGGTGATCCTCTATCCCCTTTTCTGTTCCTGTTTGTGGCAGATGGTCTCTCCACCCTCCTGCAGAAAAAAGTCCAAGATAGATCTCTACAAGAACTCAAAGTTTGTCGTGGTGCTCCGGGTATTTCACACTTGTTATTTGCGGATGATACTCTTCTCTTCTTCAAAGCTAATGTGGAACAAGCATCTATGGTAAAGCAAGCATTGGATTTGTTTGCTGGGTGCACCGGGCAACTTATAAATCCGGCAAAATGTTCTATCATGTTTAATGAACACGGAGATACAatgcaacaagaacaagtgaagCGTGTCCTAGATGTACAGCTCTCATCTTTTGAAGCGAAATATTTGGGGCTTCCCACCCCTTCTGGTCgcatgaaaaaaagaaagattccAATCTCTAAAGGAATGGCTTGGTAAAAGGCTTACAGATTACTCTGAAAAGAGCCTGTCAAGTGGAGCTAAGGAAGTGTTGATTAAAGCAGTTGCGCAAGCTTTGCCTACCTATAACATGAGTGTGTTTCACATCCCAGAAGGTATTTGTGATGATTTGACAAGTCTAGTGCGTAATTTCTGGTGGGGATCAGAAAATGGCTGAAGGAAAGTAGCTTGGGTAGCATGGGAGCAAATGATTCAGAAAAATTGTTGTGGGGACCTCGGCTTTAAGGATACGAGCTTATTCAATCAAGCCCTACTTGCAAGACAAGCATGGTGTCTTATTCAGTTCCCGAATAGCTTGTGTGCTCGACTTCTAAAAGCAAAATATTATCCTCGAGGCTCCTTGATTGATACAGCCTTCCGATCAAATGCCTCAGTGACCTGGCAAGCTGTTCTGCATGGTTTAGACTTGCTAAAAAAAGGAGTTATTTGGTGCATTGGTTGCGGTTCTCAAGTTCGTATCTGGCGCGACCCTTGGATCCCCAGAAACTACACACAGAAAGTGACAAGTGAAAGAGGAAGATGCAGGTTGCATTGGGTGTCCGATCCGCTAGTTTCTGATGGAACTGACTGGGACAGAGACCGCCTAATTGCTTATTTCAACCCTGCTGATATTGAGGCAATTTTAAGAATCAAGCTCCCTTCGAGACGATGTGATGATTTTATTGCttggcaaaaagaaaaaaaatggaatttTCTCAGTTCGTAGTGCTTATAACCTGACTTTGCAACTGCGTCATGTGGGCACCATTTCCAGTACCTCTATCAGATCTGTAGAAGGGGAACGAAAGCTTTGGCAAAATGTGTGGAGTGGGCATATCCCACCGAAAGTTAAAATCTTCTCTTGGAAACTCTCTCAGGATGTTCTGCCTACGAGGAAAAACAAACATAGAAAGAGGTTTGAAGAGGATAACTTTTGCAACATTTGTGGTAATGGAATTGAGGATAGTTTTCATGCAGTAGTCCTCTGCCCTCGAGCCCGAGCTCTTAGGCAAGCAATGCGAGAGCACTGGGCCTTACCAGATGAGAAGTTTTTCACCTATTCAGGAGGAGATTGGCTCCTCTCGCTTCTTCAAAACGTGTCATCTGAACAACGTGATTTAGTCAGACTCCTGTTCTGGAGAGTTTGGTCAGTTCGTAATAACATTGTTCATAACTCGGGCCCAATATCCATAGAAAGTTCTGTCCACTTCCCATTTGAGCTATCAGGCAACTCTGGTGGATGTGCAACAAAACAATGTACAGGACACAAAAGGTAAAAGGCCGACCTGCGAGACTAGTGAAAATAGTACACAGCGTAGCAAAACGGTTATGGGGAAGTCTAAACTGCATACATGGCTACCACCAAGAATGGGCTgggcaaaaataaatgttgatggTGCATTTGTTGAACAAACTGGAGAGGCAGGTGTCGGCATTTTAGCTAGAGATCACTCTGGGAGTGTTTGCTTCTCAGCTTGGCGCGTCCTGTTCCACTGCTCATCCCCCTTTGAAGCTGAAGTTCGTGCCTGTGTAGAGGGCATACGTCTAGCTTCTCAATGGATACAAATGCCTGTTATTATAGAGTCTGATTGCTCCCGGGTGGTTCATGCCTTCAATTCATCCAAGGAGGACAGGTCCGAGTTTGCTTTTCATGTTAAAGAAGGAAAGGATTTGATGCAACTTCTGCAAGAGGTGGAGATAGTACAGGTAAATCGTGAGCGAAATTCTGCGGCGCATCTTTTAGCACAACTAGCTAGGAGAAATCTGCATTCAGCTGTGTGGCTGAGACAAGTGCCTAGTTGTATTGCAAAACAAGTTGATCTTGATTGTACCTTGTCTTCTTAATCAATAAAGCTCGCGGTTTACCCTAAAAAAAGCTGCAAACTCGAATACTCGGAATGAAAACTGATAGATTGGACCTTTAAACCGAAATTGAAAGCTTGCGACTTGGATATGCAGCGTGGCAATTCGATGCAGGTGGCCGTGTTCACTGTCTTCACAATTTGCATTGTGTGTAAATTTTGGCAAGTCATATAAGGTGAGGCCAGAGAGTACAGAGTAGGATGAAGGCTGCAGGAATGAGCATCACTTAAGCGGGTCAACAATATTGCCCCTTAATACATTCATATATCCCATCTTTATGCATGTGCCAGCAAAAGTCCAAGAAAATGATAAATGAAGATATAGGTCATTGTTATTCGGTGGATGCATGAAAACGCAAGCAATTCATTCTTCACCAACATAGTTTGCCGCATTCCCTAGAGGTCTTCTTAGATTGCCATTCAACTCCCTAAACAATCTAGCCACCATCAAATGAGATCGGTTAACCGAGgtgatttttttaaatgcaaccgccttagttaattgaataaaaaaataaaaaaagcaaaAGCCCGCTGAGCCCATCACGGACCCGTTGAGCCCATCCATGGGCAGCCGCCGTCGGGGCGCGTCCTccgccgtcgagctcgccggatCCGTGATCCCCGTGGCCAGATCCACCAGACCCGTGAGCCACGTGGCTGGATTTGGAGCTGGAGATAGTGGAGAACGCCGGGACGCCGGTACGCCCGCACCAAGGACCCGCTCGTGGGCCTGCAcagggcgtcgccgccgccgccgccgctcgcatgCTGCCACGCAtgcatcgccgtcgccgccacgagGGCCGCAGCCGCTCACCGACCCCCAACGCCACGCACGGGATAAGAGAGAACCCAGAGAGAGCCTGCGTGGGGAGatagaagagagagaagagtgatggatgGTAGAGTGGAGAGAAACCTTAACTCAACTATATATATGGAAGCCTGTTAACGGGCTTTTCTGGGCCTGTTTGGGCTTCGGTATTTTTCGAGGCGGGCCTTATAGATTGCCCGCCTCGATTAATCAATTAACCTAGGAGTTTGATTTAGAACAACCGCATCAGTTAATTtatattaaccgaggtggtcatTTTAAGGTTGCCTGCCTCGGTTAATTGATTTTGCGAGTTGGTTTTCTGTAACCACCTcaattaataaaaaatgaccgcctcagttaatgctgtccattaaccgaggtggttattTTTCTTGGCCGCCTCCGAAGGCTTTTTTAAAAGTCATGATTAAtgttttttttgtagtagtgacaaCAAAGTTTACTTTTTTCTATAACTATACTCCAATAACCCTTTACCATATTTAACATACTTTGAAGTAACACACCACATTGTTCAATACTACACATGAATAACATCGTTAATGCTAAGGAGGGAAAAGAAATCAAAGTTCTAGTGAGGCACTACTAGACCCCCTAAGATTTCACagacaaccaaacaaaaaaacaCACTAGTCCTACATTCCTAGAGACAGGTTGGAGACCATACACATGCAACGAGATAAACCCCTTCCACAGTTCCACCATCCTCGAGTTCCTATCCGCTGGAGTTCCATTGATGAGACTAGTAGTAAGTTTCCATACAGAGCTATGCTGGCTTTCACACGAGCTGATCTTGAGACTGCCTCCGCTGCCcaaacgagggagaacccaccCAAAAGGGAAATGAAAAGTGCCGGAACCTTGCCCCGCCGGCGGCCAGTCCAATCGTGTCAGTGAGCGCGGGCGGGGCCAATCGCTGGTCGTGCCGCCCCGGGCGCGCGGTCAGGTCAGCATCCGCAGGTACAGCACGCACACACGGGCGCCGCGACCCGACCCGTCCCGCCCACCGAGACTCCACACCACCCACTGACCCGCGGGCTCCGCCGAAACCatggcccacacgtcagcggcTCGGCACGGACGGAACCGAGTCGCCCACCGTTTCCGGGGTAAACCCGCCCTCGAGATCTATCCCAATTCCCAACCTCACATCCCCCTCCTTCCACCCCGAGCTTCTCCCTTCGTttaaacccaaaccctaatcgCGACCTCCGTTCCCCCAAAACCCTACCCGTGCGGCGTCcatggacggcggcggtggcggaggcggcgccggcggagtcgggggaggcgtcatggtgggcggcggggtcggccccggcggcggcggcgtgggcgggggcggcgacgTGGAGCTCGTCAGCAAGACGCTGCAGTTCGAGCACAAGCTGTTCTACTTCGATCTGAAGGAGAACCCGCGGGGGAGGTACCTCAAGATCTCCGAGAAGACCTCGGCCACGCGCTCCACCATCATCGTCCCCGTCGACGGAGTCGCCTGGTTCCTCGACCTGTTCGATTACTACATCCGCACCGACGAGCGCGACGCCTTCAGCAAGGAGCTGCGGCTCCAGACCAAGGTATTGGCCCCGGTCCCACCGCGATTCGCCCGGTTTTTCCGCTGATTCCGTTGGCCCTGCTGCCAATTTTGCCGTACTCTATTCTGTTGGCCCTGCCGCTAAATTCTGTTCGTTGCGCGGTGCAGGTGTTCTATTTCGATATTGGGGAGAACAAGAGAGGCCGATTCCTCAAGGTGACGTAACGTTCTCTGTATGATTACGTGTGCAATGTCAAATTCTGTCACCTTTTTGTGTGTTGGGTGCGGTGAAATTGCCAAATTGGGAACTTTGTTATTTAGGAGTCAAACTGTATAGCTGGAACGGGATAATTTGTCATACTAGAACAGGATTAGCAAGTAAAAAAGTTCTATAATTGTTTTCCTAGTCATTTGTTCTTCAGCTTTTCGTACACCTCAAAAGGGTATCCAACTTTGAGGCTTTAAACGGGTATGCTGATTAATAATGGATGAGTCTACTAAGTTTTGTCATCGATATGTGTAGCATAGACCAACTTGCCAGACCAACTTGTCAGTTGCACGGTCAGTCTTTTTTGAGCAAGGCTTGAGGTCAATGTGTAGTCCTAAAAAGATGTGTTTGTGGGTTACTTCAAGCTTTGAAAAGGTCCTATAGGGCCACAGCCCAAAGATGGATGATCAAGATGGGACTTTCCTCTTTGGTGCTGTGCCCATCACAGGTTTTGGTTTCTCCTATTCTGGCAATTTCACTTGTACTGCTTGTTACTGCCAGTTATGTTAGAATCTGATGTAACTGAGCAAAGAACCATCTCATGTTGGCCTTTAATGGTATACTCCCCTCTGCTCACAGATACTAAAATACTTGATGTTTTGGACAAGATCTGGTCAAACTTTTGAAGCTTTTATGTCAAGAACTGTTAAAATACTTAGCTTTCATATGTGGATCTATCATGAAAATTACTTCCACAGCCTCATAAAATTAAATAGAAAACAGCTGTCGAAGTCGCACATCGAAGATTGTGAATAGTAAGAAAACGCCAAGTATTTCTCTCCAAAGGGAGTAAAAGCTATTGATGTGGTGCTACAGGTTCACCAATGATTAGTACATTCAATAGGTCTTGAATCACGAGATATTTTGCAATTATGTCATTTGACTGTTCACTGAAGATACCCATTGACTACTTGACAGGTGCCTTCGAGTTATGTGGAGAATTCTACTTGCCTATGTGCCACACCGTTACATTGATTTGACTATCTTTTTATTTAAAATGGAACTCTTTTATGATCAGTGATATTATATTGTTTTATTAAAACAATCGCCTTATGGAATCATGAATTGCTTTTCAgattttctcttttgttgattTTAGCCTGGTGTAACACTTTTGGTTCCAAACAAAAGTAAAAAGTGGAAGTTTGATTGGTAAATGTATGTACTGGTGGGGTGTGTGGCAATATGCCAATGTCCACATATCGATAGATCAGGAAATGAATTTGTTTCACAGGTTACTTGTCCTTTACAGAACCTTGCAGATTATTTTCTTGATGTTTatctaaaattttgaattagaacATTGAATGCTTGTATCTTAGTTATGATTGTCAATTGGAACAGTGTATTTCTGAAACTGAAGCTATCTGTTCATAGTTTCATATATATTGACACCAAAACCTGAAAACAACATAAAGGGGTAACTTTGTAGTAGAGAGCTAATAGATTGTGCACATAAACAGTATGGATGAACTAGTACAAGAGTATGCGTCTTAAATCTCAATCTGAATCTTGTATGGCTTATAACTCTGAAGACATTGTTCAATGCATGTTCTTAGCATAAAGTCTTTCATCTTCAGATAGCGGCATCGGATTGTGAGTTTGTGACAGGTGCTATCTAATAAAATATTGTATGCTACTTTATTGCTGGTGGGTTTTCTGTTGCCGAACTTATCACATTGCTTGTTTAATTTCTCAAGCTTTTCTTATTGTCTTGAATTTTTTTGTGAGGAATATAAACGATTTTGAGCAGGCTTATTGCCTACAGTACTCTTGAAAAACTTCTTTTTCTTAATGTTCTTGGATAATATATGTAGTGATCTTGAACCACCTCAATCCTCAGTGCTATTCAGTTATTGCACACTTTTGGTGCATTCCTGAATCTGTATACAACTTTCTGGCATTTTTGCTGTTGCAAAACGGACCACATGAATATAAACGATACAAGATCACGATCTTGCAGATAGTTGGAGCACAATACTGTGTTTATCTTTGTTTCGTGTTTGCAAGCAATGACACTTTTGATCTATTATACTTCCACATGCTTCTAAAGTAATTGTGTAGTGTAAATATGTGTGACAACTACAATTAATATTTACCTGCTGTTGAAATGACATTTTGAATTTAGGTTTCAGAGGCCTCTGTCAACAGAAATCGTAGTACAATAATTGTTCCGGCTGGCAGCTCTGGTGAAGAGGGTTGGGAAGCATTCAGGAATGTGCTATTGGAAATAAATAACGAGGCT contains:
- the LOC120706408 gene encoding transcription factor Pur-alpha 1-like, with product MDGGGGGGGAGGVGGGVMVGGGVGPGGGGVGGGGDVELVSKTLQFEHKLFYFDLKENPRGRYLKISEKTSATRSTIIVPVDGVAWFLDLFDYYIRTDERDAFSKELRLQTKVFYFDIGENKRGRFLKVSEASVNRNRSTIIVPAGSSGEEGWEAFRNVLLEINNEASRLYVLPNHPNQQHMEPPERLPGLSDDVGAGFIAGHGSQSASGPEVDVERLVDLPPQEEISGMGMSKVIRADQKRFFFDLGSNNRGHYLRISEVAGADRSSIILPLSGLKRFHEMVGHFVDIVKDRLEGMSSANVRTVEPSQQ